The Salvelinus fontinalis isolate EN_2023a chromosome 9, ASM2944872v1, whole genome shotgun sequence genome has a window encoding:
- the LOC129862473 gene encoding lysM and putative peptidoglycan-binding domain-containing protein 4-like produces MRRGDPVPRAFQAPVDVHASVDGQVYMFRRGQQNDSAGSSEEEEFNVMELRPRGWHELEQDRRGSLMLLERDVLVGDNLNKLALQYGCKVADIKRVNNLIQEQDIFALKSIKIPVKKHSLLTEANAELKEPDPGTSNSATPLPQPQGKLTASSPGRPHLQEYTDYLKEVDHDIERLIQTTNAQDEVFLEAAERPQKLGSRGQRLTSYGADWGIQWWNAVVAMLLIGIILPVFYVVYIKTSNSSGTGLSTDSPRSTFSSQESVSLSLNKPNT; encoded by the exons ATGCGGAGAGGAGACCCTGTTCCCCGCGCCTTCCAGGCCCCAGTGGATGTCCATGCTAGTGTAGATGGCCAGGTGTACATGTTCAGGCGAGGCCAGCAGAATGACTCTGCTGgctcttcagaggaagaagagttCAATGTGATGGAGTTGAGGCCCCGGGGGTGGCACGAGCTGGAACAGGACAGACGCGGTAGCCTCATGCTGCTGGAGAGGGACGTATTGGTTGGGGACAACCTCAACAAACTTGCGCTGCAATATGGCTGCAAG GTGGCAGACATAAAGAGAGTGAACAACCTGATTCAGGAACAGGATATATTTGCTTTGAAATCAATCAAAATCCCTGTGAAGAAACACAGCTTATTGACTGAGGCTAACGCAGAGCTAAAGGAGCCAGATCCAGGAACCTCCAATTCAGCCACACCACTGCCCCAGCCACAGGGCAAACTTACAGCCAGTTCCCCTGGTAGGCCACATCTACAGGAGTACACCGACTACCTCAAGGAAGTGGACCATGACATTGAGAGACTGATCCAAACCACAAATGCACAGGATGAGGTTTTTTTAGAGGCTGCAGAAAGGCCACAAAAGTTGGGCTCCAGAGGCCAGCGCCTGACCAGCTATGGAGCAGACTGGGGCATCCAGTGGTGGAACGCTGTGGTGGCCATGCTCCTGATAGGCATTATCCTACCTGTCTTTTATGTTGTTTATATCAAAACCTCAAACAGCTCAGGGACAGGCCTCAGCACAGACAGCCCTAGGAGCACTTTTAGCAGCCAAGAGAGTGTGTCTCTCAGTCTGAACAAACCGAACACTTAA